The Prinia subflava isolate CZ2003 ecotype Zambia chromosome 23, Cam_Psub_1.2, whole genome shotgun sequence region cattttccagggttttttttgggaatAAGGAGGGGTTTGAGGCCTTACCTTggctgggggctcctgggggtCCCCGCTGGTGGCACTGAGTGGCTTCACGGCCACCACGGCCGGGGGGGGCCCCTCGGGGCCCTTCCTCTTCAGGGGCTGCTTGGGGGGGGCTTTGCCATCCAGAGGCTTCAGGCACACCTTGGATTTGGCTGGAatgggaggagcaggaatggTAAAAAACTCAGATTTGGGTAAAAAAAAACACCAGGGTTTGTTCACAATCGCGGAATTCcgggatggtttggggtgggatcAGCCAGGGTCACCCTCTGTGCCCCCAGGGGTGACCCCAGggtggccttgggcacttccaggggtggAGCAGCCACggattctctgggaattccatcccaaaaccccatccctggcactggggagtCATTGGAAGCCatcccctgtgtcctgtccctccgtCCCTCATCCCAAAActccctccagctctcctggagctcctggaaggagctctgagctctccctggatccttctcttctccaggagaaCATTCCCAACATTCCCACAGAGAACGAGCTCCAACCCCTTTGTCCAACCCCTTTGTCCAACCCTTTTATCCAATCCCTTTGTCCAATCCCTTTGTCCAtcccctctgtccatccctctgtccatccccttTATCCaatccctctgtccatccccctTTATCCAGcccctctgtccatcccctcTGTCCGTCCCTCTGTCCGGcccctctgtccatcccccCTGTCCATCCCCCCTGTCCATCCcccctgtccatccctctgtccatccctctgtccatcccctctgtccatccctctgtccatccctctgtccatccctctgtccatcccctctgtccatcccctctgtccatccctctgtccatccctctgtccatccctctgtccaaTCCCTCTGTCCaatccctctgtccatcccctctgtccatcccctctgtccatccctctgtccatccctctgtccatcccctctgtccatccctctgtccatccctctgtccaatccctctgtccatcccctctgtccatccctctgtccatccctctgtccatcccctctgtccatcccctctgtccatccctctgtccatccctctgtccatccctctgtccaaTCCCTCTGTCCAATCCCTCTGTCCaatccctctgtccatcccctctgtccatcccctctgtccatccctctgtccggcccctctgtccatcccctctgtccatcccctctgtccatccctctgtccatccccttTATCCAGCCCCTCTGTCCGTCCCCAGCTCTGGATTTGCCCCGAACATTCCCCACCCTCCTCCCGGTGCCTGCAGCATTCCCGGGATCCCAGAGCCtcccccattccctgggaaCGGATATTTGGGAATGAGTTATCCCTGaatccccaccctgctcccaggaCATTCCCAGGATCCCAGAGCCTCCCCTGGGAATGGATTTTTGGGAATGAGTTATCCCTgaacccccagccctgctcccagagcctcccccattccctgggaaTGAGTTATCCCTGaatccccaccctgctcccaggacattcccaggatcccagagcctccccccttccctgggaATGGATTTTTGGGAATGAGTTATCCCTGaatccccaccctgctcccaggacattcccaggatcccagagcctcccccattccctgggaaTGGATTTTTGGGAATGAGTTATCCCTGaatccccaccctgctcccaggccattcccaggatcccagagcctcccccattccctgggaaTGGATTTTTGGGAATGAGTTATCCCTGAAcccccaccctgctcccaggaCATTCCCGGGATCCCAGAGCCtcccccattccctgggaaTGGATTTTTGGGAATGAGTTATCCCTGaatccccaccctgctcccaggaCATTCCTGGGATCCCAGAGCCtcccccattccctgggaaCGGATTTTTGGGAATGAGTTATCCCTGaatccccaccctgctcccagcGCTCACCTCTggttctcctctctcccagctgagctccctttttccctggatccttctcgGGGCTCCCCGTTCCATCCTCCTGGAATTTCCCCGctttcctcctgcccagggccggCTCGGGGCTCCCCGATCCCGGCATTTTATCCTGGTTTTTATCCTGGTTTTTATCCTGGGTTTTATCCTGGGTTTTATCCTGGGTTTTATCCTGGGTTTTATCCTGGGTTTCAGCTGGAATTGTGCCGGGTCCCTTCTGCGCTTTCTCCTCCTGCCGCTGTTTCTGCTGCCGTTTCTCCCACATGATTTCCTCCAGGCTCTTCACCTGGATTCCAGAATTCCCTGAATTCTGAGAaggaataaaaaccaaaacacaacaccCCAAGAGGGTTATTAGGATAAAAATCTAGGGATAAAAACCTATGGATTCACTAAGGAATTTTGGGTGGTAATCCCCTCAAAATGGCTCCATGTGGCACCATTAAAATCcaatttttccttattttttttgcaAGATCCAGCCCATGGAAATGCTCTTTAAAAACTGCAATTcccaaaaaaacaacttttcatgGAGCACAAAGCTCTGCCTGTAGCAAATCCAATTTTTTCAGGGAATATAAAACCATCCAAGCCCCTCCACAGAGCCTGATTTCCTCTAAAATTCCAATTTTGAGGGTTAAAATATCCAGcttggcattttaaaaatggaaaaaaaattccagggaaaaatgactgaaaacaaaaatattttgcccaCCTCTGGTATTTTATTCATTGTCAGGCATAAATGAAATAACTTAAGTGATTAATTAATTCAAAGGGAAGATGTGAATTAAGCATTTAGAATTTCACAATTCCCAGATGAGGAAAGGTGGGAAAAACAaggaggaggaaacaaaaaaatgccaaaatcattgagaaattttattattttatgccCCAAATGCTCAGGAATGTGAGGAATTAATCAGAAAATTGAgaaattttattataaatttgTTCTCCCTCCCAGACTCACCTCAGCAGGTGCAGAGCTCCCCTTGAGGGAAGGTTTGTTCAGCTCCACgatcattttttcttctcttccaggtgctttaaatcaagaaaaaacATCCAAAAGTTCATTTTTTGGTGTCTTGGGGGGGTTATTTCCCTGTTTTTATGATCAGGAAGCAATTCCTGCAGGATTTTGTCTCTCCTTCAGTCCCACTGTGGATTAAATAATCTGAATAATGAAATTTTGGATGCCCTCATGCTGATAAAtccttcccaaattcccaatATTCCAAAGGGGAATGGAATGGATTCCAGCACAGGGAAGATCCCACAAACccagggcagaaaaaaaaatgggaattacaCCACAAAGCTCCTCAAGGAATGGATTTTCCAGTgggaaacacaggaaattcaTGGAGAATCACAAAATCCTTTTATAACTctggaaaaaatgaattttccagTGGGGAAATTATCATGGAATTCATGGAGAATCCTGTGATACTTTTAATTTTGGAGCCTGAAGGAATGGATTCAAGGAATCATTTTCCAGtgggaaatacaggaaattatCATGGAATTCATGGAGAATTCCGTGATCCTTGGAACTCTGGAGCTCCTCAAGAAATGAATTTTCTTCGAGGAAACTCTCATGGAATTCATGGAGAATCCTGTGATCATTTTAACTCTGGAAGGAATGAGGGAGATACGGGAAATTCTCATGGAAATTCATGGAATTCATGGAGAATCCCACGACCCTTTTAACTCTGGAGCCTCAAACTTTTCAAGGAATGGGATTTTCCAGGGGCAAACACAGGAAACTCATGGAAAATCCGCAATTTTAACCCCAAAAGCCTGAAACCTTTCAAGCACACCCAGAAGGACAAATCCAAGCGATTCCTGAGCAAACAGGATTTGGTTTCAAGGAGAAGCAGAATTcccaggggaaggaggcagaaTTCCCAAGGGAAAGCAGAATTCCCAAGGGGAAGGAGGCAGAATTCCCAAGGGGAAGGAGGCAGAATTCCCAAGGGGAAGGAGGCAGAATTCCCAAGGAGAAGTGGAGCTCCCAGGGGAAAGGCAGAATTCCCAAGGGGAAGGCAGAATTCCCAGCGGGACACAGAACTCCCAGGGGGAAGGAAGCAGAATTCCCAGGGGGAAGGAAGCAGAATTCCCAGGGGGAAGGAAGCAGAATTCccaggggaaggcagagctcccAAAGGGAATCAGAGCTCCCGGGGGGGAAGCAGAATTCCCAAGGGGAAGCAGAATTCCCAGAGGGGAAGGCAGAATTCCCAGAGGGGAAGGCAGAATtccctgcagggaaggcagaatTCCCTGCGGGACACAGAGCTCCCACGGGGACACGGAGCTCCCACGGGGACACGGAACTCcctgggggacacggagctCCCACGGGGACACGGAGCTCCCACGGGGACACGGAGCTCCCACGGGGACACGGAGCTCCCAGCGGGACACGGAGCTCCCAGCGGGACACGGAGCTCCCAGCGGGACACGGAGCTCCCAGCGGGACACGGAGCTCCCAGGGGGACACGGAGCTCCCACGGGGACACGGAGCTCCCACGGGGACACGGAGCTCCCACGGGGACACGGAGCTCCCACGGGGACACGGAGCTCCCACGGGGACACGGAGCTCCCAGCGGGACACGCAGCTCCCAGCGGGACACGGAACTCCCAGCGGGACACGGAGCTCcctgggggacacggagctccctgggggacacggagctCCCAGCGGGACACGGAGCTCCCACGGGGACACGGAGCTCCCAGGGGGACACGGAGCTCCCAGCGGGACACAGAACTCCCAGGGGGACACACAACTCCCAGGGGGACACACAACTCCCAGCGGGACACAGAACTCCCAGCGGGACACAGAACTCCCAGCGGGACACAGAACTCCCAGGGGAAGGGAATTCCTCCTCACCCACGAGCTTGGTGACCCGCAGCAGTTTCCTGCCCCTCAGGGCGGCCTCGGCGGGGGCAGCCGGGGCAGGGCCGTTCTCCCCGCTCTGCTGCATCCTCAGCGCCTTCTCCCTCTTGATCTCCTCCAGGGTTTTGATCCGAACTTCTCCGGCCCCTCTGGCTCTTCCcggctctgccagctgcaccctgcctggcactgctggagcaggaatgTTCTGTTTCCTGGGATcagcctcagctctggctctgctggggaaTTCCTCggctttctccttctcctctccggatcttttgtggtttttctctgccagggctcccGGCAGGGATTTGATGCGGGCGGCCGGGGAGGCTCTGGATGCCGGATTGGGATCTTCGTttttcctgccctcccctggGATCCTGCCCGGGGGCTCCCCTCGCCTCTGGTTGGCTTTTTCCAGCCGGATCTCCTCCAGGGTTTTCACTCGGATCTCCTCGATGGGCTTGGTGCCTTTGTCTGCGGGCAGGGAAATCAAAGTCCGGGAAATGAACTTCTCCTTGTCCCTCAAGGGCAGGGAAAAGCCTCCAGAGCTCCTCCAAGCACTCAGGGAATTCGGGATTGAGGCTCCCTTGGGTTGGGAGGACTTCAGGGATCACCCAGGGACATCTTCcctatcccagggtgctccaacctggcctgggacactcccGGGGATGGGGGAATTTGGGAGCTGGAGCCCTGGAACTGGGATTTTTTAtgggatcatggaatggtttgagttggaagggatcatcccatgggaagggacacctcccaccatcccaagCTGCCATTTTAACAGTTTTatccatttttccccattttttccacTATCCAActggcctgggacactcccagggatgggggaaTTTGCGAGCTGGAGCCCTGGAACTGGGATTTTttatggaatcctggaatggtttgggttggaagatcTTAAGGATTGTCCtgttcccacccctgccatgggcaggaccTTCCATGATCCCAATTTATTCCAAAGCCTTGGGGActcccagggctccaggggcagccacggaatttctgggaattccatcccagtcccagggaaggatttattcccaaaattcccaaatggaatcctggaatggtttggactGGAAGGGATCATCCAATCCCATGGGTAGGGACagctcccaccatcccaggctgtcATTTTAAccattttaatccattttttcccattttttccaccATCCAACCCGGcctgggacactcccagggatgggggaaTTTGTGAGCTGGGAATGAGTCAGGAGCCCTGGACCTGGGATTTTttatggaatcctggaatggtttgggttggaagggatcattCAAtcccacgggcagggacacctcccaccatcccaggctgccaTTTTAACcattttatccatttttttaatctttttcatccattttatccattttttttcccattttctccaCCATCCAACCCGGcctgggacactcccagggatggggcagccacagctcctctgggaattccatcccagcctctcccagggaaggatttattcccaaaatcccatccaaacCCATTCCCCTCATCCTTGGGAATATTCCCTCTCCACCTTTCCTGCAGGtgaattcccaaaattcctcctctccaggctgaacaatcccaatccCCTGAACAATAAACTCTCCCTCCTTTACCCCACTTGGATTTGGGAATTCAGAGCCAGCCATCCTTTAAAATTTCCAATTTAAGGCTGCATGGAAGttcttggaagaaaagaaaaaagaaagaatgttttaaatctgatttttacctgtctcagtgctgctctgctcagagggcagccccagcctctccttCAGGGTCTTCAGGACttgcactaaaaaaaaaaaaacagaggaaaagttAAAAAGTGGCAAAAATCCCAATTTTGGGTGGGAAATGAGACAGGAGAGGATCTCAGTGGGATTCAGAGTGACCTTGAACCCTCAACCaatgtgaaaaaagaaagagaagaaggaaggaggaacagaaaatcccaaacagagaagctggaaagaaaaactgGACAGAAAATCCCCAATTTTGGGGATTCCAGGTGTGAAATTTAGATGTTTTTGGTACCTGTGCCTCTCCTCGGGGCTTTGTCTGcgttttcctgcagctctgccttcctgccCAGCCTGTCAGCAACGTTCCTCCTCAGGGGAAGGAAAGTTTTCCCTCcttcaaaatgacaaaaaatgagaaattcttTCAGAATGTTCCTCTGCAGGAGGGTTTAGAACAATCCCCCACTAACCTAAACCCTCCCagattaaattttaatattttttgggGTTTAGCTGCTAacagaatttgctttttttgatgGAAATACTTCACAAAAAGCTCTCACCCATGagggttttcctttttcccagtCTGTCAGGAAGGTTCAGCTGGATCACGGGATCCTCCCCTAAAACAAGGAAAAACCTTTGCAGTGCACCAAAAACATCCCAATACAGCCTTTATTTCCCCCAAAATTCAATTTTCTGGCTGCCAAACCACAGGAATTAAGAAATGCTGGGAGGAGAAATTGTTTTAATGATAAAAAATCCTGAGATTTAATTCCAACCAAATTATAAATCCCCAACTTTTCCAACACAGcatttaaaactgaaatcagGAAAGGTAGGAGCACATTTGAATTCTCTTAATTCTCAATAATTTGATTTAGGGGCTGGGAATGCTCTtgattttgggaatttttgggaatttttgggattACCTTCCTTGGAGGAGAGGGTCACAGTTCTCAGCACGGTCCGGACGTTTTCCTTCTCTGGCACGGGAATGTTCCGGGCTTGGAGGGGATCCACAGCCAC contains the following coding sequences:
- the ZC3H11A gene encoding zinc finger CCCH domain-containing protein 11A isoform X1; this translates as MQPGRIPPEKGTAWLGRSKPGLNVARVTFKKKLSLLSQEKPLKRSQSCPRLEQSPGEEQSRSCARDSCSMSKQGDDCYFYFYSTCNKGDSCSFRHCEAALGSETVCTLWQEGRCFRNVCRFRHMEIDKKRSEIACYWENQPGGCQKHNCAFHHTKGRYVDGLFLPPSKTTLPSPPEAAEDEVKLQQSKLSVQPNPSPQLRGVMKVENSESVPSPTHPPVVINAADDDEDDDDQLSEEGEETKTPVQPPPTETHNGLRVISTRKSNPSAKQDDNLNFGIKTLEEIKLKKLKEKAKKQGEGPSGVAVDPLQARNIPVPEKENVRTVLRTVTLSSKEGEDPVIQLNLPDRLGKRKTLMGGKTFLPLRRNVADRLGRKAELQENADKAPRRGTVQVLKTLKERLGLPSEQSSTETDKGTKPIEEIRVKTLEEIRLEKANQRRGEPPGRIPGEGRKNEDPNPASRASPAARIKSLPGALAEKNHKRSGEEKEKAEEFPSRARAEADPRKQNIPAPAVPGRVQLAEPGRARGAGEVRIKTLEEIKREKALRMQQSGENGPAPAAPAEAALRGRKLLRVTKLVAPGREEKMIVELNKPSLKGSSAPAENSGNSGIQVKSLEEIMWEKRQQKQRQEEKAQKGPGTIPAETQDKTQDKTQDKTQDKTQDKNQDKNQDKMPGSGSPEPALGRRKAGKFQEDGTGSPEKDPGKKGAQLGERRTRAKSKVCLKPLDGKAPPKQPLKRKGPEGPPPAVVAVKPLSATSGDPQEPPAKVVVASSPEDSPGSIPRGENSQSSPKLQAGSQGGSVAQSEVSGSSSSSSSSSSSSSLEVPLKLRRLSSAGAAKPALSVEDDFEKLIWEISGGKLEAEIDLDPGKDEDDLLLELSEMIDS
- the ZC3H11A gene encoding zinc finger CCCH domain-containing protein 11A isoform X2, giving the protein MQPGRIPPEKGTAWLGRSKPGLNVARVTFKKKLSLLSQEKPLKRSQSCPRLEQSPGEEQSRSCARDSCSMSKQGDDCYFYFYSTCNKGDSCSFRHCEAALGSETVCTLWQEGRCFRNVCRFRHMEIDKKRSEIACYWENQPGGCQKHNCAFHHTKGRYVDGLFLPPSKTTLPSPPEAAEDEVKLQQSKLSVQPNPSPQLRGVMKVENSESVPSPTHPPVVINAADDDEDDDDQLSEEGEETKTPVQPPPTETHNGLRVISTRKSNPSAKQDDNLNFGIKTLEEIKLKKLKEKAKKQEGPSGVAVDPLQARNIPVPEKENVRTVLRTVTLSSKEGEDPVIQLNLPDRLGKRKTLMGGKTFLPLRRNVADRLGRKAELQENADKAPRRGTVQVLKTLKERLGLPSEQSSTETDKGTKPIEEIRVKTLEEIRLEKANQRRGEPPGRIPGEGRKNEDPNPASRASPAARIKSLPGALAEKNHKRSGEEKEKAEEFPSRARAEADPRKQNIPAPAVPGRVQLAEPGRARGAGEVRIKTLEEIKREKALRMQQSGENGPAPAAPAEAALRGRKLLRVTKLVAPGREEKMIVELNKPSLKGSSAPAENSGNSGIQVKSLEEIMWEKRQQKQRQEEKAQKGPGTIPAETQDKTQDKTQDKTQDKTQDKNQDKNQDKMPGSGSPEPALGRRKAGKFQEDGTGSPEKDPGKKGAQLGERRTRAKSKVCLKPLDGKAPPKQPLKRKGPEGPPPAVVAVKPLSATSGDPQEPPAKVVVASSPEDSPGSIPRGENSQSSPKLQAGSQGGSVAQSEVSGSSSSSSSSSSSSSLEVPLKLRRLSSAGAAKPALSVEDDFEKLIWEISGGKLEAEIDLDPGKDEDDLLLELSEMIDS
- the ZC3H11A gene encoding zinc finger CCCH domain-containing protein 11A isoform X3, whose product is MSKQGDDCYFYFYSTCNKGDSCSFRHCEAALGSETVCTLWQEGRCFRNVCRFRHMEIDKKRSEIACYWENQPGGCQKHNCAFHHTKGRYVDGLFLPPSKTTLPSPPEAAEDEVKLQQSKLSVQPNPSPQLRGVMKVENSESVPSPTHPPVVINAADDDEDDDDQLSEEGEETKTPVQPPPTETHNGLRVISTRKSNPSAKQDDNLNFGIKTLEEIKLKKLKEKAKKQGEGPSGVAVDPLQARNIPVPEKENVRTVLRTVTLSSKEGEDPVIQLNLPDRLGKRKTLMGGKTFLPLRRNVADRLGRKAELQENADKAPRRGTVQVLKTLKERLGLPSEQSSTETDKGTKPIEEIRVKTLEEIRLEKANQRRGEPPGRIPGEGRKNEDPNPASRASPAARIKSLPGALAEKNHKRSGEEKEKAEEFPSRARAEADPRKQNIPAPAVPGRVQLAEPGRARGAGEVRIKTLEEIKREKALRMQQSGENGPAPAAPAEAALRGRKLLRVTKLVAPGREEKMIVELNKPSLKGSSAPAENSGNSGIQVKSLEEIMWEKRQQKQRQEEKAQKGPGTIPAETQDKTQDKTQDKTQDKTQDKNQDKNQDKMPGSGSPEPALGRRKAGKFQEDGTGSPEKDPGKKGAQLGERRTRAKSKVCLKPLDGKAPPKQPLKRKGPEGPPPAVVAVKPLSATSGDPQEPPAKVVVASSPEDSPGSIPRGENSQSSPKLQAGSQGGSVAQSEVSGSSSSSSSSSSSSSLEVPLKLRRLSSAGAAKPALSVEDDFEKLIWEISGGKLEAEIDLDPGKDEDDLLLELSEMIDS